The genomic interval atgtattgccttacctcctcacgccatttgcacacaatgtatatagactttctttttttctattgcgttattgactgtacgcttgtttattccatgtgtaactctgtgttgttgtttgtgtcgcactgctttgctttatcttggccaggtcgcagttgtaaatgacaacttgttctcaactagcctacctggttaaataaaggttaaataaaaaaataaaaaaaatagttaactacattttacagtagcttggtggtagttgaactacagTTTACTCTAGGTAGTGCTTTCAGTAgttaactacattttgcagtagcttggtggtagttgaactaaaatataatctagattgtgttttcagtagttaactaCATTTCTTTGccgtgtagctaactactgtactGGGCAATAATTTCCTTTATTCTtcggcatcagacctgcctaattctcacttgaaacagtttttgtgtttaataggctaatttacatattCTGTTGACATATGATCCCAAAGTGATATGTCTTgaaatttgtagtctatgacatttcagatgtaCATACTTTATGAACAATTTTCACAAAATAATTTGGATGTAGTGATCTACTTTTTCAAAGCTACTTCATTTAAGTAAACTactctgaacaaaaatacaaacgcaacatgtaaagtgttggtcccatgtttcatgagctgaaataaaagatctcagaaattTTACATATGCACAAGAAGTTATTTTgttcaaattctgtgcacaaatttgtttacatcgttgttagtgagcatttcttatttgccaaggtaatccaaccacctgacatgtgtggcgtatcaagaagctgattaaacagcatgatcattacacaggtgcaccttgtgctagggacaataaaaggccaccctaaaatgtgcagttttgtcacacaacacaatgccacagatgtctcaagttttgagggagtgtgcaattggcatgctgactgtaggaatgtccaccagagctgttgccagagaatttaatgttaatttctctaccataagccgcctccaacgtcattttagagaatttggcagttcgtccaaccggcctcacaactgcagatcatgtgtatggcgtcgtgtgggcgagcggtttgctgatgtcaacgttgtgaacagagtaccccatggtggcggtggggttatggtatgggcaggcataagctaccgacaacaaacacaattgcattttatcgatggcaatttgaatgcacaaagataccGTGACAAAATCCTGAGGCCTacatttttaaggtatctgtgaccaacagatgcacatctgtattcccagtcatgtgaaatccatagattaggtcctaatgaacgtattaaactgactgattcccttatattaactgtaactcagtaaaaccttcgaaattgttgcatgttgcgtttatatttttgttcagtatatattttccttaagggtagctttagtgtagttTAACTTCTTCAACTGTGAAGTatttggtagcttggtaaactatattttcagattaGCTTCCCCAGCAATGTAGATTTCCTGCCACAGTCAATCAATCATGTTTTATGAGTAATAACTTTTGCAAAGTCATCATGTAACAAAAGATATAATGGGAAAACCGTGTTTCAGTATTGTGGTAAGTCAGTAATATATTGTTAAGTAAAGTTCAGAATTTGCTGGCTTCTTTTCAACACATTTAGGTATGTAAAGGGACATTTCACAACAAAATCTAAGTTTGTCAGACTTACAGTCAGGATAAACCAGAGATGGAGTCTTGATCTTGGTCACATAAATGCAGTCTTGATCTGGGATTCAATACACAGTGTCTGGGCCTGGGTTGGCACCCAATGTCTTGGTCTGTTGATCATGGTCAAGACCATGGTTTGTGTAGTCTTTCAAGTCACGTGGTCAAGATACACCAGTGAGTGCCATCTCTTGTAAGAGTGGCAACTTAAAATTGCCAGGGAACCTTGTTTTTTCAATATGGTTGCTTATTTTTCAGACATTTTAAGAGGGCTGGTCTTAgtcttgttttttttcttcacatttgaACTGTCTTTATCTCATCAAGAAGTTGGGTTTGGGTCTGTAGAGTGTTGACTCCATTTTTGTGAGAAACTGTGACTTTGTCTGAATCTTAACAGTCTTGAGAAACATTGTCCGATTCTCAAAACAACCAATATTTAAAGGCAAGCACAAGGGATAAAGTTTAATCATACCAGTGaatggttaagataagggttaggataatgtaaaaaacaaaaacacacctGGATTGGAACTGCCACTGCCAATCACATATTACCAGTCCTGCATGTTACGCCCACTGCCACCCCCAGCCAACATCCTTGCACGGCATTTCCTGTTTTCACTCACAATGCGAATTCAATATCAAAACTCACTCGACTGTCTTGCAATATTAAAAGAAAATCAATTGCATTTGTGCTTGCTGCTCACACACCACATTTGAAAACTCACAGGCATCAAAAAGATATAGTTGTTTTATTACATACATATAAGTAATACACTACACAAACGTATATTGTACCAATTACATAGAAAACGCAATAATTATGAAGTTTAGCCTACATCAAAACAAGATACATAACTAAAGGTTAAAGAGTAGGCCTATTCATACAATCAAACAACAAGCATGAGGTAATCATTATTTTCTCAGGGGTGTACAGGCTGGGAACTGGGTATGTGTAAGCCTTAAGACAGCTTAGTAGTACGAAGGGTTATGGAAACATACAACATATTTGGATAAATTAGGCATTCCCTTTCGAACAGTATGGTAAGTAAGCAGCGGTAAGCGAGGCTCACAAACATTTCTTATTGGTTTATTATTTTAAGGGTTTCATTGGAATGGCTGGTATTCAGCAAATTTCCTGTGGAAAGTCCTCCACCACTTGGTGTAATGTAACCAGACACATGCCATCTAACATGAGACTTCACCAATAACATCAACTCTGTAGGCCACCACTACATTGGTTAGAAAATAAACAGCGTTGGCATGTTTTTCCACTagagttgtgtgttgtgtgtgtgattttgaGTGAAACAGGGTTTACATACCCTCACACTtccattcctgtgtgtgtgtgtgtgtgtgtgtgtgtgtgtgtgagatgtgcgCTGTTCGCacatgtgagcgtgtgtgtgtttgtctctggaTGGGCTCATCTCTTCTCTTCCACCAGCAGCTGGAGCCTGTCCTCTCCGTAGCGAGGGTTACTCTGTCCAGTCTCAATGGCCTCACAGTCATCTGTGAAATACACTAGGTCCTGTGGGGAGGTCAAACAGTCAGACCTAGGCATACACAACATCTTCAGCTGCAGCATGCGGGTGAAAGGTTGAGCAAAACTGACGAAACGTCGGCAGACATTAAACTAAATGAGCAGAAGTAATCATGTTATCTTTTATATTGAACTGAACTCTGGGCTGTAATTCCCTAGCTTGGTTCCAGAAAGGCCATCTCATGTCATTGTCATTATAAGGGTTGGCATGGCAGAACAGATCTGGAAACAGGCTGGTCATTTCCTGCACCACATACAGAATAGGCTATGacagatttgttttattttaataATATGCTGGCTATGAGAGACCGCATGGTTCATTCTTCTGCATAGCTAAGCACACACATACCCGATAACAGATTCTGTTGATAATCGTGTACAGGTTGTTGACTTTGCGCTTCAACAACACGATCCTGGGTCGCTCTCTGCAGTACTGTGTGGGAAGGTTCTCCACAACGTAGAGGAAGTCACGGAGCTTGGTCACGATGCACGAATTCTACAGGGAAATAACAAAGACATTGTATAACCTATAGCTAAATTAATATTATAATATATTGATTCAAAAGTTACACAGAAATAGTTTCAGATACTGGTGTACAACAACTGGTTTATATTATTTTAAATTGATTGGCAAGTTATATTTTTCTGCTTTGATATCGGCATCCAATCACATTATGGAATGCATGCATCTTCTAATCTACATCAACCATGCATATTGCATCACCAACACATTACAGTTAATGCAATATAACCCAATGAGACGTCAAATCAGATTCTGGTTCCCTCTGTCGACCTTTTCTTCAATACTGGTATGACGTCTGAGAATCAATCTTTTGTTCAGATAAATTACATGGTGTTAAACTTACGTGCACATCCAGAAACATTGTGGGCAGAATCTCCACGCAGGTTTTCTACGGAATAAAACGTTTAAATTAGAAAATATTTGGATACATAAGAAAATAACTGTTTTTATCAAAAAATGAAATTGAAATAGCTCACCGTGAGATGATAATTGTGCAGTTTTTCCAAAAGGTCCATTATTTCCTTGCTCAAGCCAAGCACTCGGGAATAGCATGTCGGTGGTGCACAATCTGCCAACCAAATAAAACTGAAGAAACACAACAAAGGTGCGAGTCTCATCTTTCTACCCGTTGTTGCTTCGGTTAAAAAAAGGCTTCTTCTGTAGAGGCAACTACGATTGGGCTTTACAAAACGAGTGTGTTCTTCGTCGAGCAACTTCGCAGTTTGTAGTTGGGAGAGACAAAAAAAAAAGAGATGATGACGTCGAAGATCCACTAAGCGCAACATAACTGGAAATGAAACTTCTTACGCGCTCCTATGCATTTTGCAAACGTGAAATTTCTTCCAGCTATCAACATCCTTCAGGATGACAACAAAGTGTATCATCCCATGCTGTAACAATCCACATGTCACTATCAACATTTATTTAAGCACATGTTggcagtggtgaaaaaagtacccaattgtcatacttaagtaaaagtaaatatacattattagaaaatgactcaagtaaaagtgaaagtcacccagtaaaatactacttgagtaaaagtataaaagtttttagttttaaatatactttagtataAAAATACatgtagttgctaaaatatacttaagtatcaaaagtaaaagtatgaataataaaacattccttatattaagcaaaccagatggcacaatgttcttgtttttttcaTATACGTAGAGCCAGGGTCATACTCCAACATTCAAACATCATttgcaaacaaagcatttgtgtttagtgagttcgccaaatcagagacagtaggatgaccagggatgttctcttgataagtgtgtgaattttactattttctgtcctgctatgcattcaaaatgtaacgagtacttttgggtttcagggaaaatgtatggagtaaaagtacataattttctttaggaatgttgtgaagtaaaagtagtcaaaaatataaatagtaaagtacagataccccaaaaaactacttcagcagtactttaaagtattttttacttaagtactttacattaCTGCATGTTGGTAACATTTGTATGGCCGTTAATGAAACGATTTACAGAGTTATAGGTAGGCCTAGTTAATAAACTGAGTTTATATAGCTAAACTAATCATTATTAATTTATTGATCgtttatgaatttgtaaaaaaCAGTTGTAACACATTGGTTGAACTTGTGGGATTGATATTTTGAAGCTTGCCAAAAAAATGACTGTTGCAGGTGTTTTAACATACAATGGATAGGAACACGCTACGAtactatttttttaaataacatttgtatttatttatttaaaatattGATAATGGTGATGTGGTTTATGTATATGCCAAGACATGCAAATCATTCATTATCAGAAAAACTAGCTGTCTACAGACAAAGACTGCAACTATATGGCTATTTTACAGTACCTTGAGACTACTTCAACTAAATTAAACGTTAATACATAGCATTTTGCTCATTGTTATCATAATACCATCATTGAGTACCATAAATGTGGGACATTTTAGAGCACATAACAGAGTCTAACAGGGCACATGTTCccctagcctggtctcagatctgtttgtgttgttttgCCAACTCCTTCAgtcaaacagacctgggaccaggctaggggtTCAGTATAGGACCAGTAGGAATCTAATGGCAAGTCTGTGTCTACAGTAGACCCTCTGAAACCACCAGCAAGCTCAGGGTTGGTCTGTGGGGGCTACCGATCCCTTCTTCAGATTAAGAAagttcctcttcttcctcttcctgttgGTGGCCCCTGTCGTGTTCTGGGGCTCCGGCAGAACACGGAACACAAACACCCTCTCCCCCGTAGTAGGGATGTCCAGTACTACTGCATCGTTGGCCGAGCCAGAGGTGGAGGGTGCTGCTGCAGTAGTGGAGACAAACACAGTTTCACTGTccacctctactcctcctcccacTGAAATCAGAACGGAGTCTTGGAGCTGTTCCGAGGCTATGGTTTGGCTCGTTCCAGTCGCGACTGGTTTGGGAATGGCAACaactccccccctccccttttcctGGACCAACACTTGCATGACGTCCCTGCGAGCCTCAGGTCTGGGATTGAGAAACAGCCTCTCCAGCaggctctgtctcttctcctggaACCTGGAAAATAGTATGACATTTGATTATGATTATGATTTCTGAAgcatctacagtatatatagtattTTACAAAAGTGGGACCAAAATGCGTCTACCGCTCTATGTCGCTATGTGCCAAATATTGTCTCTCCCAAGTTATTTCCTAGTACTTCGTAAAAGTACCCGTAGCCTCCAATTCAATCACCGATAAATAAAAACAGCACTGCAGGTTGACTCACAATCAATGTTTATGCTTTATCGTTATCAAGGTAGTAACCTTTTTAAATTTGCACAGACCCACCTGTCCTCGTCGTCAACATTACATTGTCAACATTCGGAGTTGATGAGAACTGATTGAATTAGGACCTGAAAGTGTATCCACATCTAAAATAAAAGCTCCAGAAAAAAGTTGAGGCTCTTTGTCTTGCACTCACTGGTTTCTGTCCTTGTCCGTGCTGTGGGCTGAGACATTCCTCCCCACCATTTCCTCCCTCAGTCTGACCAGCAGAGATTTTCCTGCTCCCCCTGGCCACCTGAGAAAAAAAAACAGCCAGAATGGAAAAGAAAAATAGCTCTCTGGATATAAAGAAAATTATTTACGCGGGGGACAAGCGAATTAAGCAGATGGAGACTCCACAAAATGATGCATTTTGTTCTATTTAAGTTAACTTTCTCAGTAACTTCCCTCTTTTCCTGGCTAGACAGGCCAAGTCCCAGGTGTCCTCATACAAAGAGCATTATTCACACAAGCAACAAAGTCCAAACAGAATGTTGGCCAGCCCAGACAGGACATTGACAGTATGTGTTCCACGCTCCCAGCCAATGTATCATGCGCAGATGGGGAGGTAtgatccacatcactaaggacttaacatggtcaacacacacctgcacagtcgcgaagagggcacggcagcaccttttccctctcaggaggctgaaaagatttggtatgggctctcagatcctaaaaaagttctacagctgcaccatcgagagcatcttgaccggctgcatcaccacttggtataaAAATTGCACCGCCCTTGACCGCAAAGCGATACAAAGGGTGgtgaggacagcccagtacatcactggagccgagctccctgccatccaggacctctataccaggcggcgtcagaggaaggcccaaaaattgacaaagactcctgccacccaagccatagactgttcactctccTACCATCCAGCAAACGATACCGGAGCATCGGCTCCTGGACCATCGGCTCCTGGAAAGCTTCGACACCCAAGCCataatagccagactgctaaatagtcaatcagaggaaggcccaaaaattgacaaagactcctgccacccaagccatagactgttcactctccTACCATCCAGCAAACGATACCGGAGCATCGGCTCCTGGACCATCGGCTCCTggacagcttctacacccaagccataatagccagactgctaaatagtcaattaatggtacccaaactatctgcactgactatTTTGCACTGACCttacgcacactcactagactttatatacacaccatatacacacactacacttgTCACTCCCACACAAATCCCTCACACATTCAAACACTAAATatgcacacacaacacaaacaaacaaacatacactcacacacactcacttttacactcatcatttgctgctgctaatatttgtatttattattatctAACCGGaagcctagtcactttaccctgccttcatgtacatatctacctcaaataactCGTActtctgcacattgatctggtactggtactccctgtatagagctccattcttgtgtattttattttactcCTCTTGAGTTAGTTactatttaattttttttgaTTTATTTTTACTCTGCATCGTTGTGAAAggttcgtaagcaagcatttcactgtaaagtccacgccagttgtattcggcgcatgtgataaataaaatgGGATTTGACTTGAATGAGTATTCTTTCCTCATCAGAGAGATCACATTGATCAGTCTCACTACTTCGACAGTGCTGTAAGAATGCGGTTATAACTAACATTTTACACACCAAGTAAATCAGAGGAAGGTCCCAAAAAATTATCAAAGACTACAGCctcccaagccatagactgttctctctggaaCCAGCAGAACCgtgaacagattctacccccaaagCCATACTGCTAAACAAGACAGctaaacagctaatcaaatggctacccactgCTGCTATTgtctatctatcctgttgcctagtcactttaaccctacctaTATGTAAATAGCTACCTTAATTACCTCATGCCTCTGCACATCAACTCGacactggtactctctgtatatagccatgttatttgggggggatttgtgtgtattgttttgtattgttaggtattactggaCCGTTGGAGCTAGAaccataagcatttcgctgcatctACGATAACATCCgcaatatgtgtatgcgaccaataaaattttatttgatattATATACTCGTCATTGTTATTCATTATTTACTGTGTATTCATTCCTCGTGACACTATTACATTTGTATCTTTAACTCGAAAAAGGACTCGGAAGTAAGCATTtgactgttagtccacacctgtagTTTACGAAACGTGAAGATTTTATTTTGACTTGATCTTTTCGCAGGTTCCGTCAAACGTTCTCATGTGGACTGAAATGCCAGCGTCCCCTGTATGATCACATAAATCTTAGCTTGCTATTAATTCCCTACATGAATTCTGAAATGTTTAACCATTTTCTTGTAGTTCCTTTTTGTTCTACTTTGGAATCTACTTGAAATTGCTTTCAGTTCTACTTTTTGTGGTAGTATATTTGTGTGTGACAGGTGCTTACAATTAGTGCCATAGCGCAGTTTCGTGGAGCCCACCCTGTAGTTTGAAAGCAAATTTcctgtaataaaaaataaataaagaatggcttatgacgtgttcatatgctatctggggggccCGACCTCCGGGGGGACCACTTGCGGGAACTTCGGGGGTGTGTGCTACATCAGTTGTTACAATGGCAAGAAGGGCATTATTCACAGTTAAGTTAATAGGAGACAAATTCAATTCTTAAATTGACACATGAGAAACAAACTGCATCCAGCGTTTACTGACAAGTAACACATTGTGCTGGTGTGAGTCACTCATAGACACCCGCCTAAACATCTGGTGCACGGCACAAACTGCTCCGAGAGTTCTATTCTCTAGTGGGATTGCTATTTTGGAGCCTGCTAAACAGTGAGCATATGTATGACTTCATTTACTTACTGGATGTAAGTGGAGGGTTAAAACTAGCGTTAGACACCAAAGATGTGCAAGCTGTTAGATGCACCATGCTGAATACTTGACTAAAGTTCACCCTGAGTTTTCAATGGCCAGGCAGAGACTTTATGTCTCAGACTTCTTTTCTGCCAAgactgcatttttttttttttacatttaacattacatttaagtcatttagcagacgctcttatccagagcgacttacaaattggtgcattcaccttatgatatccagtggaacaaccactttacaatagtgcatctaactcttttaagggggggggggttagaaggattactttatcctatcctaggtattccttaaagaggtggggtttcaggtgtctccggaaggtggtgattgactccgctgacctggcgttgtgagggagtttgttccaccattggggtgccagagcagcgaacagttttgactgggctgagcgggaactgtacttcctcagaggtagggaggcgagcaggccagaggtggatgaacgcagtgcccttgtttgggtgtagggcctgatcagagcctgaaggtacggaggtgccgttcccctcacagctccgtaggcaagcaccatggtcttgtagcggatgcgagcttcaactggaagccagtggagagagcggaggagcggggtgacgtgagagaacttgggaaagttgaacaccagacgggctgcggcgttctggatgagttgtaggggtttaatggcacaggcagggagcccagccaacagcgagttgcagtaatccagacgggagatgacaagtgcctggattaggacctgcgccgcttcctgcgtgaggcagggtcgtactctgcgaatgttgtagagcatgaacctacaggaacgggtcaccgccttgatgttagttgagaacgacagggtgttgtccaggatcacgccaaggttcttagcactctgggaggaggacacaatggagttgtcaaccgtgatggcgagatcatggaacgggcagtccttccccgggaggaagagcagctccgtcttgccgaggttcagcttgagatggtgatccgtcatccacactgatatgtctgccagacatgcagagatgcgattcaccacctggttatcagaggggggaaaggagaagattaattgtgtgtcgtctgcatagcaatgataggagagaccatgtgaggatatgacagagccaagtgacttggtgtatagcgagaataggagagggcctagaacagagccctgggggacaccagtggtgagagcacgtggtgcggagacagattctcgccacgccacctggtaggagcgacctgtcaggtaggacgcaatccaagcgtgggccgcgccggagatgcccagctcggagagggtggagaggaggatctgatggttcacagtatcaaaggcagccgataggtctagaaggatgagagcagaggagagagagttagctttagcagtgcggagcgcctccgtgacacagagaagagcagtctcagttgaatgactagtcttgaaacctgactgatttggatcaagaaggtcattctgagagagatagcaggagagctggccaaggacggcacgttcaagagttttggagagaaaagaaagaagggatactggtctgtagttgttgacatcggagggatcgagtgtaggttttttcagaaggggtgcaactctcgctctcttgaagacggaagggacgtagccagcggtcaaggatgagttgatgagcgaggtgaggtaagggagaaggtctccggaaatggtctggagaagagaggaggggatagggtcaagcgggcaggttgttgggcggccggccgtcacaagacgcgagatttcatctggagagagaggggagaaagaggtcaaagcacagggtagggcagtgtgagcagaaccagcggtgtcgtttgacttagcaaacgag from Salvelinus alpinus chromosome 2, SLU_Salpinus.1, whole genome shotgun sequence carries:
- the cytl1 gene encoding cytokine-like protein 1 yields the protein MRLAPLLCFFSFIWLADCAPPTCYSRVLGLSKEIMDLLEKLHNYHLTKTCVEILPTMFLDVHNSCIVTKLRDFLYVVENLPTQYCRERPRIVLLKRKVNNLYTIINRICYRDLVYFTDDCEAIETGQSNPRYGEDRLQLLVEEKR